A window from Hemicordylus capensis ecotype Gifberg chromosome 2, rHemCap1.1.pri, whole genome shotgun sequence encodes these proteins:
- the XAB2 gene encoding pre-mRNA-splicing factor SYF1 isoform X2, with protein MPRIWLDYCQFLMDQYRITRTRRTFDRALRALPITQHHRIWPLYLKFVRLYPLPETAVRVYRRYLKLSPENAEEYIEYLHSIDRLDEAAVRLAAVVNDERFVSKEGKSNYQLWHELCDLISQNPDKVKSLNVGAIIRGGLTRFTDQLGKLWCSLADYYIRSGHFEKARDVYEEAIQTVMTVRDFTQVFDSYAQFEESMIAAKMETTSEMGREEEDDVDLELRLARFEQLITRRPLLLNSVLLRQNPHNVHEWHKRVKLYEGKPREIINTYTEAVQTVDPFKATGKSHTLWVSFAKFYEVNGQIEDARTIFEKATKVNFKQVDELASVWCEYGEMELRHENYDQALRILRKATAIPAKKAEYFDSSEPVQNRVYKSLKVWSMLADLEESLGTFKSTKAVYDRILDLRIATPQIIINYGLFLEEHSYFEESFKAYERGISLFKWPNVYDIWNTYLTKFIDRYGGKKLERARDLFEQALDGCPQKYAKTIYLLYAKLEEEYGLARHAMAVYERATQAVQPSEQYDMYNIYIKRAAEIYGVTHTRSIYEKAIEVLSDEHAREMCLRFADMECKLGEIDRARAIYSYCSQICDPRTTANFWQTWKEFEIRHGNEDTIREMLRIKRSVQATYNTQVNFMASQMLKVYSNATGTVSDLAPGQSGMDDMKLLEQRAEQLAAEAERDQPKAKEKILFVRSDASRSELAELSRQANPDEIDIDLDDGDESEDNEPDEVQLEQKSVPSAVFGGLKDD; from the exons ATGCCTCGGATATGGCTAGATTACTGCCAGTTCCTCATGGACCAGTATCGGATCACCCGCACACGCAGGACGTTTGATCGGGCACTCCGGGCCCTGCCCATCACACAGCACCATCGCATCTGGCCACTCTACCTGAAGTTTGTGCGCCTGTATCCATTACCTGAGACAGCTGTACGGGTCTACCGCAGGTACCTGAAG ctgagcccagaGAATGCCGAGGAATATATTGAGTACCTGCACTCCATTGATCGGCTCGATGAGGCTGCCGTCCGTCTTGCTGCTGTGGTGAATGATGAGCGCTTTGTCTCCAAGGAAGGGAAATCCAACTATCAG CTGTGGCACGAGCTCTGTGACCTCATCTCGCAGAATCCAGACAAAGTGAAGTCTCTCAACGTGGGGGCCATCATCCGGGGTGGCCTGACCCGTTTCACTGACCAGCTGGGCAAGCTTTGGTGTTCCTTGGCAGACTACTATATTCGCAGTGGGCATTTTGAGAAG GCTCGAGATGTGTATGAAGAAGCGATCCAGACAGTGATGACCGTGCGGGATTTCACTCAGGTGTTTGACAGCTACGCCCAGTTTGAGGAAAGTATGATCGCCGCAAAGATGGAGACAACATCTGAGATGGGGCGTGAGGAAGAGG ATGACGTGGACCTGGAACTGCGCCTGGCTCGCTTCGAGCAGCTGATCACACGCCGACCTCTCCTCCTCAACAGTGTCCTCCTGCGCCAGAATCCTCACAATGTCCATGAATGGCACAAACGGGTGAAGCTGTACGAAGGGAAACCCCGAGAG ATCATCAACACATACACAGAAGCTGTGCAGACTGTCGATCCTTTCAAAGCCACTGGAAAGTCACACACGCTGTGGGTTTCTTTTGCCAAGTTCTACGAGGTCAATGGACAGATAGAAGAT gCCAGAACCATTTTTGAAAAGGCCACCAAGGTGAACTTCAAGCAAGTAGATGAATTGGCCAGCGTGTGGTGCGAGTATGGCGAGATGGAGTTGCGGCATGAGAACTATGACCAGGCACTGCGTATCCTGCGA AAAGCCACAGCCATCCCAGCAAAGAAGGCAGAGTACTTTGATTCCTCAGAACCTGTTCAGAATCGTGTATACAAGTCCCTCAAGGTTTGGTCCATGTTGGCTGATCTGGAGGAAAGTCTAGGCACCTTCAAG TCTACGAAAGCTGTGTATGACCGTATTCTGGACCTGCGCATTGCCACTCCTCAAATCATTATTAACTATGGCCTCTTCCTAGAAGAGCACAGCTACTTTGAGGAGAGCTTCAAG GCCTATGAAAGGGGCATCTCCTTGTTCAAGTGGCCAAATGTGTATGACATCTGGAACACCTACCTAACCAAATTCATTGACCGTTATGGTGGCAAGAAACTTGAGCGTGCTCGGGATCTGTTTGAACAAGCTCTGGATGGCTGTCCCCAGAAGTACGCTAAAA CCATCTACTTGCTGTATGCCAAGCTGGAGGAGGAATATGGGCTGGCACGCCATGCCATGGCAGTGTATGAGCGGGCCACTCAGGCTGTACAGCCTTCAGAGCAGTATGACATGTACAATATCTACATCAAGAGGGCAGCTGAAATCTATGGAGTCACCCACACCCGTAGCATCTACGAAAAGGCTATTGAG GTGCTGTCGGATGAGCATGCCCGGGAGATGTGCTTGCGCTTTGCGGACATGGAGTGCAAGCTTGGTGAAATTGATCGTGCTCGGGCCATCTACTCCTACTGTTCACAAATATGTGACCCCCGG ACCACTGCCAACTTCTGGCAAACATGGAAGGAGTTTGAGATCCGGCATGGGAATGAAGATACTATCCGGGAGATGCTGCGCATCAAACGAAGTGTACAGGCTACCTACAATACCCAGGTCAACTTTATGGCATCCCAGATGCTGAAAGTTTACAGCAATGCCACAGGCACAG TGTCTGACTTAGCACCTGGGCAGAGTGGCATGGATGACATGAAGCTCTTAGAGCAGCGGGCAGAGCAGCTGGCAGCTGAAGCGGAACGTGATCAGCCCAAAGCAAAGGAGAAGATCCTGTTTGTCAG GAGTGATGCTTCCCGCAGTGAGTTGGCTGAACTGTCCAGGCAGGCCAACCCTGACGAGATAGACATTGACTTGGATGATGGCGATGAGAGTGAGGATAATGAGCCTGATG AAGTACAGCTGGAGCAGAAGAGTGTCCCTTCTGCCGTGTTTGGGGGCCTTAAGGATGACTGA